The Meriones unguiculatus strain TT.TT164.6M chromosome 3, Bangor_MerUng_6.1, whole genome shotgun sequence genomic sequence GCCTGGGCTGACTTGGCCCTGCTGCTACCTCTGGCAGCTGTACACAGGTGGCGCCACCTAATGGAGCTATGCAGAAGGGCTGGCACTTCACCTGTGTGCTGTCACGGGGAAGCCTGGCAGAGCATAAGGTGGGAAGCGCTGGCACAGGCGGAAGGAGGGGTCGGCCAGCTCCTAGCCTGCTGCCCTGGCTCCTGGCATGCCCTGCGGAAAGTCTCCTGATTCTGTTTTGACAGCGCGGGGGAAACCTCCGTCCTTGTGCGTGCTTTTGTACATCCGTCGCCTGGCATCACCTCCGTGTCTCCGCTGTTGCTGCCTGTGGTCCTCACTGAGCCTAAGTGACTCACAGGGGACTGGGTTTCCCAGAGCCAGGTGAGCTGTCCAGTGGGTTTTTCAAAACCAGTGGTAACCTTGACAGACGTGctgtaaaacaaggaaattttcAAGCTCACACATAGCCAGGAGCAGCCTAATGGACCATTATGTATGCTATAAAGCCATCACCCAGCTTCATGGACATCTCAACACTTCTTAGCTGTGCCCTACCCCACACACTGTTTCCTTTTACTGGTTGTCTTGGTAGTGGTGTAAGACAAGGTCTTGTGCAGCCCAAGCTTGGTAGGAACTCAAGATCCTGCTACCTCGgtctccggagtgctgggataacaTGTGCTCCCagaccatgcctggctttctcgTCAGATCTGCTTTGCTTCCAGACAGGACCTCTAGTCCAGGCAGGTCTTAAAatccctatgtagctgaggataacctcgaagttctaatcctcctgcctctgcccaagGAGCGCTGGGATGCGAGCATGGCTTTACTGTCTGGGTTAGGCAATGGCAAGGACAGAGCCTAGGatttcatgcatgctaagcaaacactctCTCAGCTGACGTGCATCGCCTGTCGTCTTTGGAATGAAACCCCATATGTATAACTTCACCTGCCTATACTGTGACCCTCCCTGTTCCTGGGCTAGCATTGGCCAAAAGGAGCAGGACAGGAAGTTCCGAAGTCCCCCGAGTACAGACAGAAATGGCAACTTCTGGGACCAGCTTCTGGGGGGCAGATCGATTTTATTCAGGGTGAACGAGGGTTACATAGAACTTTGGGGAGGGGGTAGGAATAGCCAGGGTGGGCAAAGGTCACTGGCTGAAGGGCTAAGGTGCTGAGGTGCCTCATGTACACGGAGAGGCtttcccaggtgcttgctgaacggGTTCTTATCAGGAGAAAGGGAGTCAGACCTGTAATTTCCTGAAGGACTACATTGCATTCCTCAGGCAGAGGGTTTGGGATTTCAAGATCCCCCAGCAGAGAAGATGAATCCTCACCCACAAAGGGAGTCCTCCATTCTGTGCCGAGCTCAGGGCTTTCCAGTCATGGTGGACTGTGACCTTAGCAGCAGGGTTTACTGGCAAATCCTCCCTGAGGAATGCTGGAGTCCCCTTTGCACATGGAAACAATTATGCTGAGGGCTAGTAGGAGGGAGGACATGAAAAACCAAGGGCAGGGAGAAAGGGCTTTATTAAAACTCTCAGGAGAATGGAGAGATGACTGTTCTGAGcacttgctcttacagaggacccaagcacccacatggtggctcccagtgCCTCCAAGATGGGGTGGGGATATACCAGTCTTCTGCACTCTGAGgctgtgtgcattcatgtgcacagGATCCCTTccagcacacacaggcacatgattaagtgttttgttgttttctctgcttagccccagctgtcctgaaactcactctgtggaccaggctgttcttgaactcagagatctgtctgcctctgcctctgcctctgcctcccaagtgccgagattagaggtgtgcaccgacacccatacacacacacacacacacacacacacacacacacgtgtatatatgtgtgtgtgtgtatgtatgtatatatcaaaGACTCTCATGGTGTGAATAAGATCTAGACCAGTGATTTTTAACCTTCCCTCTATTGTGACCCTGTAATGTAGTTTCTCACATTGTGctgaccaccaaccataaaattatattgttgcTACATCATCACTGCaattttgctagttatgaatcataaggtaaatatctgtgatttccaatggtcttaggcgacccctgtggaagtgttgtgacccacaggttgagaactgctgatctagAGAGTCCCTGAGCAGTACTGTAcctgtaacagcaatgatatgtTGAGCACCAACATTTAGTGCCAGGCAGTCAGATgtgcctttctccttccctctcttctcctcccctctcttctctgctcttctcctcccctcccctccctttcctttttctaccctcccttctcctcccctcctttttccctctctctctttatttcccCCCCacacctccttctctctctttctgtgttgtatatgaacccagggccttatgtgTGTTACCTAAATCCTAATACCCTAATTTAATTATTCCCTCAGCtaagttttctgtttgtttgtctttggtcAGATGAGATTTAATCACTAATTCTACTGACTGACTTTGGAGCATCCTGCCTGAGGAAAAACTGTAAATTGGCAAGATAGATCTTTCAAAGTtcagagggtttttttgtttgtttgtttgttttgttttgttttgttttttagggaatgtctcatgtagcccaggctggcttcaaatttgctAATAGTTAAGGATGACCTTTGAAATTATAGGAAGGCATCACCATTCTTTGTCTATACAATTCTAGGGAATGAGCCCAGGgtttgtgtgtgctaggcaaacactctaccaactgagctagaACTCCAGACTAAAGTTTTTCTATTTCAAGTTAATTCTATCTAGTTGATTAAAATGCCTCAATGGCTGTGGCCCCAAGGACAAGTCCCCGATTGCACTTTTAGAGTAAAGTCCTATGTTTTGGGTCCTTCTCTAGTCCAGGGACTCATTCCAGCTCCATGAGGAAGAAACAGGATGTGGAAGGTGACCAGGGGTGTCTCGGAATTCCTCTTGGTACAGAGCAGTATTGGAGAAACAATCCTTCCTCTGAACTAGAAGGCAAAGGCGCTAATCATGCAAAGACCAGGTAAGCCACCTGAAAAACAGGGTTGCCCCAATGCAAAGATCTGGAAGAGAGAGATAAATCTTTACTAAAACTAACAAAAAACACAGTTGCGTGGGCTAGAAAGATGCTTGGTGGTGAGGAGCGCTTGGTGCTCTTGTGAAGGAGTGGGATTCCGTTCCCAGCACCGAGGCTTACCTGTCATTCCAGTGCCTTCCAGgggttctggtgccctcttctggcctctgtgggcactgcatgcatgcagtGAGCAGACATCCATCCAAGcagaacattcatacacataaaacaaaataaataaacttaaatggGGTTGTTGGAGTTAACAAGTTGGAAGCAATAGCATGTAATACTGTTGGGGAAATAGCAAGAGGCCAAGTCAGGAAGGACCGGGTTAGAGCATGGGGATGAGGGATGGCTTTCTATTATCAGCTTCTGAAAGTCTGGATTCATCTCAGTAACAACCTTccccacacatgctcacacatgtgtgcacacacaaagaagaagtatgcaataaaggaaggaaagagggctgAGAGATGGAGGATGGGATCATTGGGGGATCATAAGCAGAAAAGACGTGAATTCAGGACTTTTGGTATGGGTGTTATAGttatagtgtgtatgtgtgagtgctctctctctcgCGCGCGCACAGCATGCTTGTGGAGCTCAGAAAACAACCTCAAATGTCAGTCCTCAGACACTTCCCacttcttaagatttatttattatgtatacagcgttctgcttgcatgtgtgcctgtacgccagaagagggcaccagatctcgttatagatggttgtgagcaccatgtggttgctaggaattgaactcaggacctatggaagagcaggtagtgctcttaacctctgagccatctctccagccccagttcccaccttttgtttgagacagaatctatTATTGGCCTGGAATCGCACCTGACAGAACAGCTGCTACCTACAAACCAAGCTCTTTACTTTTGGAGCAGCGCCCTGGCCCTGAATTTgctgtcttctcctcctcctcttctggctttctctgtgtagtcctggctttcttgaaactcactctgtagaccaggctggccttgaactcacagcgatccatctgcctctgcctcctgagtgctgggattaaaggtgtgtgccaccatcacccaacagcttaaaaacatgtttttaaggtTTACTTTATATATGAGCGCTTTGCCTGCATCTGCccatgtgtgccacatgtgtgcctggtgcccacagaaggcacggagtcagatcccctggaactggtgctGTGGGTGgtctggagttgcagacagtcctgagcctccacgtgggtgctgggactaaactcaggtcctctgacacagcagcaaatgctcttaactgctgagccatctcctgcccctacctcccaaGGTGTTACAAGGATGGGCATGGAAGGAAGTATTGGAGACAGCACTTATGGGTGATGTCTATGGCTGACATTGTAGGCTAGTccatttttcctcctctctcttcctttgccTTTCTCTGCTCTAGAGGCTAAATCCTAGAGACTACATCTCCCAGGCTCCCTTGCAGTTAGCAGTGGTAATTGATATATTGGGTCATTGAGAAAGAACCGGATCATTGTGCTAAGGAAGCTAATGCTGCAGAGGTAATGATATGTGACTCTTCCCACTCTTTCCCATCTGAATGACAACCTGAAAACCAACTCATGACAGTGAAGTCAAAACCAGAGGCAAAAGGTCACCAGGACCACATAAACAGCCATTCTGTGTCACCTAGAAATCTAGTCATTATAGAAATGATGGCTAAACTGAGCactgtggtgcacgcctgtaatgccagcacacaggtggcagaggcagacagatctctgtgagttcaagatcagcctggtctacaaagccagtccaggacagccaaggctacacagagaaacaaaacaaacaaaacaaccaaaaaagaaatgCTAGATAAGAGGCTGGGATACGGCTCATAGTTGGGTTTAACCCATGAAGTTCTGCATTAGAACcaagcaccacataaaccagcaCAGGTGCACGCCACAGGTGTGGCACACAGGTGTAATCCAAGGCATGGTGCACAGGTGTGGTGCACAGGTGTAATCCAAGGCATGGTGCACAGGTGTGGCGCACAGGTGTAATCCAAGGCATGGTGCACAGGTGTGGCGCACAGGTGTAATCCAAGGCATGGTGCACAGGTGTGGCACACAGGTGTGTTACACAGGTACACTCAACAGgcgtggtgcacacctgtgatcctagcaggAGCAGCAGACTCATAAGCTCACAAGGTTGTCttggtcaacatagtgagttAGCAACCAAGCCTTGAGCtaaataaaaccctgtctcagaaacaaggcAGGCACTGGACCGGTGGCCCAGCTGTTATGATCACTAGGTGCTCTTTCGGAAGACCTGAGTCAGGTGCTGAGCATCCATGGGGCGAGGTTCGGTTGAGGCTGCAGGCTTCCATCTCTGGAGCACCTCCCCTCTTctgacacaggcacacatgtggtatacactACGGACacatgcacaaaattaaaattaatatttgtttaaaTCTGAGCAGGCTAAAATAAATGAGTTCCTATTTATTGGGGTGTCTGTGTGCTGCCTTGGGATTATACATACACTGTCATTTGTGGTTGACTCAGAATTTAATGCCATGAGTCTGAACCGTTCCTTTAGTCGCTGACAGCGAGGCATATAAGGTGACCTGAGACATACTCTGGGTTCAGAGGTGTTTAGAGTTAAATGACAGGAGGGAGTCTCAAGGGAAACAGGGGTTGCCAAGGTGGAGGGGGCACAGGAGTAGGGATGGAGCCAGGAGGGATAGCCACAGAGCCTCCCagtgctccccacccccagctgtcCCCTCAGCCCCCTCCTGCCCCCACTGACAATATACAGCTGAACTGCCTGTGACTTTCAGGCTTCGGCTGCCAACCTCCCGACCATGCCAGCAGACCTCAGCGGCACCTGGAAACTTCTCAGCAGCAACAACTTCGAGGGCTACGTGCTGGCCCTGGGTAGCACCTAGGGCTGTGCGGCAGTGGAGGGGAGGCAGGCTCTAGCCTCAGGGGCTGAATGAAGGCACCCTGTCTTGTCtgctccaggtccttctctctctcatggCTTCTGCTCTCGGCTGGTCAGCCCCTGCCTTTGTCCCTGAGTCTCTGCACCCATCTTGCGCCCCTCTGTCCATCTTCTTTCCTCTGTCCCCCTTGTCTGCCTGCCAAACGACCCTGGCCATCCCTGGCTCTCCCTCAGTACCACCCTGTGTCCGTCAGGTGCGCTTATACCCTTGTTTATCCAATTCTTCATGGGGACCATAGGGACCAGATGTAGCTCCTGGGCAAGGCGGAGACCAGGGCTCTAAACCAGGCAGTCAGCAGCTACAGCCTGCGCAGGAATTCAGTTCCCGCGCCAGAGTGGAGTCTGCTTGGCCGGTGTTGGAGACAGATAAGCGGACAGAGCCAGCGGGGCTGCCCACGCAGGCAGTGGGAGAGCTGCGCCAGGGACCCTGAACTCTGTGGGCATTAGCGGGGTGCGTGGGTCCACGAGAGGGGATCCGATCACTCTCCCTGCTTCCCAAAGGACCCTCTGCATGGCGCTGCCCCGGCAGCTTGCTCTGATTCCACAGATTTGGCTGATTTCAGCACCCATTATGTGTGCAAAATCCTCTTGATGATTGCCAGGGCTGCTGCTGGgattatttgggttttgtttgtttttgttgtttgtctgaTTTGAGAGAAAGTCTCACATGGTAGGTCaagctgtcctggacctcactttgtagagcaggctggtctcagactctaggaaatcctcctgcctcggccccCTAAGTACAGGGATCGCAGGTCTAAGCTGCTCTACCTCCATACAGTCGCTGATTTCCAGACTCTTCCTTTTACCTTAAAGTAAACAGAATAGACTCCAAACCCCTACCTCCAACCCCACTGAAGGCAGTTTTTAAAAAGTCCTCTTCAGGatctagagaaatggctcagttaaAGTAGAGCACTCACTGCCTGAGGACCCCTCTGATCCccgcacccacacagcagctcagtcATTTCAGTGACCTATTACAGACAATcggatgccctcttgtggcctctgtgggcactgcacacacgtggtgcatAGACATGCACGCAGATTCACACATGCATATTAAATGATTAGGTCTGGAGTGagggctcaggggttaagagcaccgactgttcttccaaatgtcctgacttcgattcccagcaaccacatggtggctcacaatcatctgtaatgagatcttgtggcatgcaggcacacatgcggaTAGAATaccgtataaataataaataagtctttaaaaataattaaataaaattataaaaatcctCTTGAGTTGAGCATGGTGGAGCATACCTGTAATCAAATACtcgaggtggaggcaagagaatcagaagtttaatGTCACCTTCGTCTATACAAGCTCAAAGACAGCATGGGTTATATAAGATCCTGTTTAAAACAATCTGTCCTCTGACTTATGCATTCGTACCCACACATAAATtaaatcaatgtaaaaaaaaattaaagtaaaaaaaaaaaaagaacaataggggctagagaaatggctcagtggttaagaacgtggattgctcttccagagatcccgagttcaattcccagcaaccacatggtggctcacgaccatctctAACGGgatcctcttctggtgtgcagatgcaCGTGAAGTTCAGAGCACacgtatacataaataaatacataaatcttaacaATAAGAACAATAACTTTTCAGGTGTTGACTTTGCAATTTGTAAGATCACCACAGAAAAACGGGGATTCCTTTACCATCCCCACACAGCAGCCTAAGGAACTACCCTGTTACATGCAACATTGCAGATGAATTTGAGGAAGATAACAAAGGCCTGGATAAAAGACAATGCACGGTAAGGGAGTAGGGTTTGGCTGCGTGGTGTGGCTCTCACTTAGCATATGTGAGGTCTGGCAGCACTGtagaaagcagaagaaaagaacacaggctcctggctggagagatggctcgtcagtcaagagcacttactgctaCTGTAGGGAaccccgagttcaattcccagcacccacatggtgcctccCAGCCACTTCCAACTCCagggacaccctcttctgacctctgtgagcaccaggcatgcacacagtacacatacatacatgtaggcaaagcacatacacacagaaaattttaaaaaagttttttaaatgtaACATAAGCTGTTATCACAGAGTTAACCAGGCATGCATTCTGCCTGGTGAGTTTAAGGACCTGCCGGAGCAAAgcactgttttctctctcccttcatgCACAGCTTGGTTACCTGGAGCATGGCACGCTCACTTGTGTGCAGAAAGGCGAGAAAGAGGACAGAGACTGGCGCCACTGGATTGAAGGGGACCTGTCCCACCTGGTACCTAGACATTTTGTTCTTCTAAAAACGTTTTCAGGGGTGGAAGGAGATGTTTAAatctctatttctttatttttactcttCCGTATGTGTGTATAACCACACGTGTGCATATATGAGCATCATATGTTTGCAGTGTCTGGAAAGAACtaaagagggggctggagagatggcccagaggttaagagcactggctgttctttcaaagttcctgagttcaattcccagcaaccacatggtagctcacaaccatctatagtaagatctggtgtacaggtAGAATGCTGtattaataataaatctttttaaagagagagagagagaactaaagaGGGCCCTGGATCCCCTGGCGCTGGAGTTGccggtggttgtgagccgcccgGTATGAGTGGGGGGAGCTGCACCCTGGCCCTCTGCAGGAGCGTCAAGTGCTCTCAGCccctgggccacctctccagccccttcgtTCTTGCTTACAGGTCCtcttcagctacacagcaagctgGAGATTAGCTTTGACCACGTGAAATCTGGAGAATAGGAGTGTTTCAAGGTGTCTCTGCTAACAGTGGGCCTCAGTCCCTGGTGCATCTTGTTACCTCAGGAGGCCGGAAGAGCAGCTCACCATCTCCTGCTTCAGGCTTTCCTTCTTCACAGACGATTTCACAACCAGAACTTCAAGACTACGGGTTATAGCTCAAACTAGTCAATAGTTCTAAAGTACCGTCCAGAAGGTATAAAATCCTGCTTTTAGAaagtataaaaaacaaaacaaagcaaaaaaacaaaaacaaaaacaaaaaacaaaaaaacaaaaaaactggggcagggtacagtggcacatgccttcaatcctagcacccTGGATGCAAAGCAGGAAGATCTTtgggagtttgagaccaacctgctggttttcatagtgagttccaaagcAGCCAGGGCTATCTATGTagaaagactctctctctctctctctctctctctctctctctctctctgtgtgtgtgtgtgtgtgtgtgtgtgtgtaaacacttGGTATCAGAGTGGGAGAAGTAAGGGTGGAGAGACCCTACATTTGGGTATCAGGAGGCGCCCccacccctgcacacacacacatttggtatCAGACATGTTGAGAATGTACATCAactcttttttcttatttttccctcccttcctatcCCAGGAAATGTTCTTTGAAGGCCAGGTGTGCAAACAAACACTCCAGAGAGCCTGATTCATGTCCAGAGCAGAGCCCACTTGAGGCCACTGGGCAATGCCAAATTATCTTGCAAAAGGTGCTTGTCTGTCTTGGTTTGATGAAGGGTCTTGTCATTGGAAAGATGTCACACAGCCTGCACTAGAAACTCTGGTTGCTTGGAAGCTGAAACTATTTCAGCTTCAATAAACCTGTCCAAgtgatgctgatttttttttctaaattttacatgattttttttttaatttattaacctatttatttgagacagtagtcttactgtgtagccctggctggcttggaactcaatatgtagaccaggttgtccttgaactcacagagagtggCCTGCCTTtcccttacctctgcctcctgggtgcagGGTTTAATGGCATGTGCCACGACCCATTATTTTAAGGAACGTTTATAAGCTTGCTCTGGTGTGCAAAGTATGGGTCAGGAAACAGGACATAATTCCTGCCTCCAAGGCCAGCGAGAAAGCACGGGCAGGGTGTGGGGCAGTGTAGGTGGGCTTCATGCAGCTGCGAAGAGGAAGCCTTTTAGCTGAAAGGCCAGGGTCTAGTTCAGGGgacttgtctgtttgtttttataagcAGGCTTgtgcagctgaggctggcctggaattggtggtccttctgcctcagcctcctgagtgccccTGGGGGTACAGGCTGTTGCTTCGTAACTGGCCGCTCCTGCCACCTGCAGCTTGGCGGGATACCTGAAGGGCTGCACAGTTAACGGAGTTCAGGATGTACGGGGGAGAGGCATCTCAGGGGGATCATCAAAGACCTCGAAAGAAAAACTTTACAGGTCAGGGTTtgggtggctggagaggtggctgagggcactggctgctcttccaaaagtcccagatttcattcccagcagccacatggcagctaacatcCATCTGTAACGCCATTTCTAGGGGATCCTACcccctgttctggcctctgtgggtaccaggcatgcatgtggtacatagacacatGTGCAGGTAAAATTCCACCTGCAGAAATAAACACTGGGGGCTggcaagattgctcagtgggtaaaggccctgGCCCTCACGTCTGGCAAATTCAATCCCCACATGGtgaaggggagaactgactccccacAGGTCTATGACGTCCACATGTACatcatgcgcgcgcgcgcgcgcgcgagcacacacacacacacacacacacacacacacacgagtcagATCTGTCCCCAGCATAAGAGGAAGGTCACGATAAGACGGTGGGAAGATTGAGCATCCTTGACAGGAGTGAGACTAGCCAGAGACAAGCTCTGGGCGGTCCTATGAGGGAATGTCTGGGTTTAGATAACCGAGGTGAAACAACCAGCCCTAACCCGGAGGCGCCATTGCCTGGACTGGACAAGAGGTCCTTAAGCCCGGATGCCCGGATTCCCCACTGTGGTGGACTGTAACCTGGACTGTGAGTCAGCACAGACACCTCCTTCTCTACCTCCATATCCTCAGGGTATTTTGTCACTATACTAGAAGGGAATTGAGGCAGTAGGACGGGCTGGATCCGAAAGGAGAGAGGGTAGTTGGTGGGGGAGGCACTTGGAGATGCAGATGAGAAGGTCCCGGTGGAAAGCCCTGGCCAGTCCGGCTAACAGGCGAGGGCTCAGTCTGGGGCAGACGCAGCCAGTTAGGACGTAGCATCCACAGTCCGGGGAGTAGTGGCAGGATGCAAGGCGGTAAGGGGTTTGGCTTGGCTCCGGCCgctgaggaaggagggaacccaCCGGGCAGAGGGCAATGCGGTGGGGGCCGGAAGTGGAGTTGCAGCTCGGCGATGGGGGAGGATGCACAGCCCGGGGAGGACACAGAGGGCCGCGGGGAGTTTTCAAGCCGGTGGGGCCGCCCAGGGAAGTGGGAACCCCCTTCGGAAGCTGGTGAAGTCCCAGCGGCGGGAGCCTCGACAGAGATACTTTAACATTCTCACGTGAAAACCTGTAAAGGAAACGTCGTGCTGGCCACCTTCACGGCGAACGCGGAAGGTGCTGAGACTCCAGGCCGCGGCGGATGGCCAGCGCGAGTCCAACCCCGAGCGGCCGCCAGGGGGAGGCTGCGGGGCCGCGGAGTGCCGAGCGCAGGAAGGCTGCCACGTGTCCGGGGAGGACGGCGGGGAGCCCCGGGCGCCCGGCACGCTCGGCGCTTCCCCGGGCGGGGGCTGGGCCGTCTGCGCAAAGGTGCAGCGACACCGGGAGGAGGCAGGTTTTTATGGAACAAAAGAGGAAGCTTTTGCAGGAGCCGCTTCTGTCAGTTCCCTGAACCGGCCCAGCTTTCCTGGGAGGATCAAGAATTCCAGCCTGGACtccacaggggctggagagccgTGGAGCTGGAGAACAATGGGAAGTCTGTGGCTAGGGAGGTGACCTGCAGTTCTCCACAGGGACAGCCGAGGAGGAGCAAAGAGGACACTTGGTCCTTGGTTTTAgttaattgttatttatttattccagcCCAGTAGGGACACATAGAAAAGACCTTGTCCTtaagaaaagataaataaaagcaagcaaacaaaaacaataaaaaattagctttaggTTACACCACACCCTCACCACCACACAGCACCCTGTGTACGAGGGCGctcgcgcgcgcgcacacacacacacacatacacacttttgggggggtcagtttagagacaaggtctccgTGTGtgactctggctgtcctggaactcacttaggtagagatgtacctgcctctgcctccctagcggTGGTATTAAAAAAGATGAgggccaccatgcccggctgttttgtttgtttgtttgtttttggttttttaattgtaaaaataCATATGTCAGGattaaggagatggctcagcacacaAAGGCACCTGCCGCTAAGCCTGACTGTGATCTCTGGAATCTACAGGGTAGGGGAGAACATTGAAGGTtatctctgatctccacacctgTGTCAGCGCGTCCACACAAATGACAAATAAgtgcacaaacaaaaacaaaacccatacaTAGGGTGGAGtaaagacttggagagagaaaaacacaGTGGGAATGTGCTGTCTCCACGGCAGCTCACTTGGCTGCGcgcagaggccctgggttcaggcAAGCCTTGCAGGCAACAAGAAGCAGGTAAAAGCCGCGTTGGTTAAGGTAAACAGTACAAAGGAGGCAGCATTAAGGACGCCCACTGCTGAATTTAGGGTGAGcacctttcatcccagcgctcaggagacagaggtaagtgcttctctgtgagtttgaggccagcctggtctacacagtgagttctagcaCGGCcagagctacctagtgagaccctgcctcaacataaataaataaaggaacatTCATACTGTCAGGTTTGGAGACAGAGGTGTCTCCAGCACTAGGAAGCAGGAAGTTCAGGATTCAAGGTCGATGCAGACTTCAAAGTCTTGTCTCAAGCATGCACATAAGCCAAACCAGATCAAAGGATATTTGGTGCCACTGTGgtgccaccaccactgcctgaaGAACCCTTTCCTCGTCTCTCATGGTGCCCTGTCCCTATTAAACACTTACTCCCAGGCCCTGGAACCACCATTTGCTATCTGTCTTTAAGAGTGTCACCACTCTAGGGACTTTGGATAAAGGAGAAATTGCAATATTTGTATTTCTACGTGTggcatactgtgtgtgtgtgtgtttgtgtatatgttccTGTAgttgcatgtggaggtcaaaggccaaagttgg encodes the following:
- the Rbp7 gene encoding LOW QUALITY PROTEIN: retinoid-binding protein 7 (The sequence of the model RefSeq protein was modified relative to this genomic sequence to represent the inferred CDS: inserted 2 bases in 1 codon); translation: MPADLSGTWKLLSSNNFEGYVLALAPAFVPESLHPSCAPLSIFFPLSPLSACQTTLAIPGSPSVPPCVRQKNGDSFTIPTXSSLRNYPVTCNIADEFEEDNKGLDKRQCTLGYLEHGTLTCVQKGEKEDRDWRHWIEGDLSHLEMFFEGQVCKQTLQRA